In Ruminococcaceae bacterium BL-6, a genomic segment contains:
- a CDS encoding protein of unknown function (Evidence 5 : Unknown function) — protein sequence MLGDKAYGAEKIRSYIAEHGATYTIPPQSNVSNPWDCDWWLYKERHLVECFFQKLKWFRRVATRYDKKDSSYLAFVYLASIAILVK from the coding sequence GTGCTGGGTGATAAGGCTTACGGTGCTGAAAAAATCAGAAGCTACATCGCGGAGCATGGCGCCACCTATACAATTCCACCCCAATCCAATGTCTCAAACCCGTGGGATTGCGACTGGTGGCTATACAAAGAGCGCCATCTGGTTGAATGTTTCTTTCAAAAGCTGAAATGGTTTCGCAGAGTAGCAACCAGATACGACAAGAAGGACAGTTCCTATCTCGCTTTCGTTTACCTCGCCTCCATTGCCATTTTGGTCAAATAA
- a CDS encoding transposase: protein MRRYELTNEEWNRIKDLLPPELTGKKGRPRKDNRTMLNGMLWIARSGCQWRELPEYYGKWKGVYTRFCKWRDDGTLETVFRALSSDADMENLSIDSTSVKVHESANGGVKKGNPKR, encoded by the coding sequence ATGAGACGATATGAATTGACAAATGAAGAATGGAACCGTATTAAAGACCTGCTTCCACCCGAACTGACAGGTAAAAAAGGAAGGCCGCGGAAAGATAACCGCACAATGCTTAACGGCATGCTATGGATTGCGCGCAGCGGTTGCCAGTGGCGAGAACTGCCGGAATATTACGGAAAGTGGAAGGGGGTCTATACCCGTTTTTGTAAGTGGCGCGATGATGGAACGTTGGAGACCGTTTTCCGAGCGCTCAGCAGTGATGCGGACATGGAAAATCTGAGCATTGATTCCACCTCCGTGAAGGTACACGAAAGCGCCAACGGCGGTGTAAAAAAGGGCAATCCAAAGCGGTAG
- a CDS encoding protein of unknown function (Evidence 5 : Unknown function), which translates to MERITQRIGNTVDFADSKGYAKMSHENGIRLLFSHLAAYEDTRPCL; encoded by the coding sequence ATGGAAAGGATAACCCAAAGGATCGGAAACACGGTCGATTTTGCAGATAGTAAAGGATATGCAAAAATGTCACATGAAAATGGTATTCGTCTGCTTTTTAGCCACCTTGCAGCTTATGAAGATACTAGGCCTTGTCTGTAA
- a CDS encoding protein of unknown function (Evidence 5 : Unknown function), with product MSKNHAWTFLKNLVLDLFLFSLQDYPFRYLSIAYATRTKCPSKKIGLSTIMQKSQRN from the coding sequence TTGAGCAAAAATCATGCCTGGACATTTTTGAAAAATTTGGTGCTGGATCTTTTTTTGTTTTCATTGCAGGATTATCCATTTAGATACCTCTCTATCGCATATGCAACTCGGACAAAATGTCCGAGTAAAAAAATTGGCCTTTCTACAATCATGCAGAAAAGTCAAAGAAATTAA
- a CDS encoding conserved protein of unknown function (Evidence 4 : Unknown function but conserved in other organisms): MYSIVYYKRAVKDIPKLKEAELDKKAKALIDLIRKDPFQTPPPYEKLQGDLSGAYSRRINIKHRLVYQVIEDQKAVKIISMWTHYEF; encoded by the coding sequence ATGTACTCGATTGTATATTATAAAAGGGCCGTCAAAGACATTCCAAAGCTAAAAGAGGCAGAGCTTGACAAAAAGGCGAAAGCACTGATAGACCTTATCCGGAAAGACCCATTCCAGACCCCTCCCCCATATGAGAAGTTGCAAGGGGATTTATCCGGCGCATACTCGCGGCGGATCAACATCAAGCATAGGCTTGTCTATCAGGTGATTGAGGACCAAAAGGCTGTAAAAATCATTAGTATGTGGACACATTACGAATTTTAA
- a CDS encoding Antitoxin: MFNINITNFRKNIFGILEQTIKFNEPVNISTKAGNAVILSEEDYNGLMETLYLSSTPQMKETIMEGMKTPISECIPENEVKW; the protein is encoded by the coding sequence ATGTTTAATATCAATATTACTAACTTTAGAAAAAACATTTTTGGAATCTTGGAGCAAACCATTAAGTTTAACGAACCTGTCAATATCAGTACGAAAGCCGGGAACGCCGTCATTCTTAGTGAAGAAGATTATAATGGGTTAATGGAGACCCTATATCTTAGCTCTACTCCACAGATGAAAGAAACTATCATGGAGGGAATGAAGACACCCATTTCCGAGTGCATACCCGAAAATGAGGTGAAATGGTAA
- a CDS encoding XRE family transcriptional regulator, whose protein sequence is MLSDKIHYVRQNKGLSQSELARRTGHAVSTIHGIENGDNRNPSFRLVCDIARELGIPLDELYQDILNER, encoded by the coding sequence ATGTTATCCGACAAAATTCACTACGTGCGGCAAAATAAAGGGCTGTCACAATCCGAGCTAGCCCGGCGCACCGGCCACGCGGTTTCGACTATCCACGGAATTGAAAACGGGGATAACCGAAATCCAAGCTTTCGGCTGGTTTGTGACATTGCAAGGGAATTGGGTATCCCGTTAGATGAGCTGTACCAAGACATTCTCAACGAAAGATAG
- a CDS encoding protein of unknown function (Evidence 5 : Unknown function), with amino-acid sequence MQFDNLIKNPSASFYYISIAFGVIIVALVVVKNFVIFIKSFRISELKERQIKIQLTVSSIGFLTITGITYWLLYYVYVAIIEITKWLLIILPKIV; translated from the coding sequence ATGCAATTTGACAATCTTATAAAGAATCCTTCAGCATCTTTTTACTACATTTCAATTGCGTTTGGCGTAATCATTGTTGCTTTAGTAGTCGTAAAAAATTTTGTTATTTTTATTAAATCTTTTAGGATCTCCGAATTAAAAGAGAGACAAATTAAGATACAGTTGACCGTAAGTAGTATAGGCTTTTTAACGATTACTGGTATAACATATTGGCTTTTGTATTATGTTTATGTTGCAATAATAGAAATTACCAAATGGTTGTTAATTATTCTACCTAAGATAGTATAA
- a CDS encoding protein of unknown function (Evidence 5 : Unknown function), with translation MKPLFKKFPHDITYSYPKKDDKKQCNEVKPKHLSTSILILSVEMCNFLYR, from the coding sequence GTGAAACCATTGTTTAAAAAATTCCCACACGATATAACATACTCCTATCCAAAAAAGGATGATAAGAAGCAATGTAACGAGGTCAAGCCAAAACATTTATCCACCTCAATTTTAATACTTTCAGTCGAAATGTGCAACTTTCTTTATAGATGA
- a CDS encoding conserved protein of unknown function (Evidence 4 : Unknown function but conserved in other organisms), which translates to MNTEIEPVIKKIKKLFALSTSSNENEAQAALLKAQELLAKYKLSMRDVNDHITPSKDVSKKFTDITFKKATWKGLLASLIADNFSVYAFYSTRGSNRVVFYGLKEDTETAAEVFEYAVEFITGKVRQLRQRYYRLGQSAKGLENDYAQGFIVGLKQKFDQQKQENQEWALVLVKPQIVIDSYQEFEKSFKRSIDVGQKFLGHSSAWQRGIEDGRNFVMIAGRLGQ; encoded by the coding sequence ATGAATACTGAGATTGAGCCCGTTATCAAAAAAATCAAAAAGCTGTTTGCCCTGTCAACCAGCAGCAACGAGAATGAAGCGCAGGCCGCTCTTCTTAAAGCTCAGGAGCTGCTTGCCAAATACAAGCTCTCTATGAGAGACGTAAACGACCATATAACGCCTTCCAAAGACGTTTCCAAAAAATTTACGGACATCACCTTTAAAAAGGCGACCTGGAAAGGGCTTCTTGCTTCCCTGATTGCCGATAATTTTTCTGTTTATGCGTTTTACTCCACCCGTGGATCAAACCGGGTGGTTTTTTACGGCCTCAAAGAGGATACCGAAACAGCCGCAGAAGTTTTTGAATATGCCGTGGAATTTATTACGGGAAAGGTACGGCAGCTCCGGCAGCGCTATTACAGGTTGGGACAAAGCGCAAAGGGCCTTGAAAACGATTATGCGCAAGGCTTTATTGTTGGTCTGAAACAAAAATTTGACCAGCAAAAGCAGGAGAACCAGGAATGGGCCTTGGTTTTGGTCAAGCCACAAATAGTAATCGATTCCTATCAGGAGTTCGAAAAGTCATTCAAAAGATCTATTGATGTTGGTCAAAAATTTCTCGGCCATTCCAGTGCATGGCAAAGAGGGATAGAAGACGGCAGAAATTTTGTCATGATTGCAGGACGTTTAGGACAATAA
- a CDS encoding protein of unknown function (Evidence 5 : Unknown function), protein MKRKIKKLTIGRARELVKREMGISAAALTVSPELSENSNLPYYSMNIGRKGIQVHTTGNSDGNEPNEMIVLTIVHENSTRCTHEYFYADTLEFAAEYTEYQFWNDLRETVGENDIDKICKRTLRDARDACEHHFYGEHQEGGEK, encoded by the coding sequence ATGAAAAGAAAAATCAAAAAACTGACCATTGGCCGCGCACGTGAGCTTGTCAAGCGCGAGATGGGGATCTCCGCCGCAGCTCTCACCGTCTCCCCTGAACTGAGTGAAAACTCTAATTTGCCTTACTATTCAATGAATATCGGAAGAAAGGGCATTCAAGTTCATACGACTGGTAACAGCGACGGAAATGAGCCGAACGAAATGATTGTCCTCACTATTGTGCATGAAAACAGCACAAGATGTACTCACGAATATTTTTATGCCGACACATTGGAATTTGCCGCAGAATATACGGAATATCAGTTTTGGAACGATCTTCGTGAAACAGTCGGAGAGAATGACATAGACAAAATATGCAAACGCACGCTCCGTGATGCGCGCGACGCTTGCGAACATCACTTTTATGGAGAGCATCAGGAAGGCGGGGAGAAATAA
- the hypA gene encoding Hydrogenase maturation factor HypA → MAPNGLRHRAISPLLFYAMLVFPHSFQRLLLTSGEIVFSTYNNFVSQKSTEFNLRAFHYITEYCGLQRKFCFRLPFLSQLTFFPLNVKLITNTIPKREEGREPVIMHELPVVLDLLRVMDEEAKKRSLHKVSRIRLVIGELSSIIDESVQMYFEIAAKDSVCANATLEFEHRPAVLKCLKCGKEFPHEKSFSCPDCGGDATLVKGTGREFYIESFDGE, encoded by the coding sequence ATGGCTCCTAATGGTCTCAGGCATAGAGCAATCTCTCCGCTTTTATTTTATGCCATGCTTGTTTTCCCACATTCTTTTCAGAGACTTTTGCTGACCAGCGGCGAAATCGTATTCTCTACTTATAATAATTTTGTCTCCCAAAAGTCCACAGAATTTAATCTGCGGGCTTTTCATTATATTACGGAATATTGCGGACTGCAAAGAAAATTCTGTTTCCGGCTGCCCTTTTTGTCGCAGTTGACTTTCTTTCCGCTAAATGTTAAACTGATCACAAATACGATTCCGAAGAGGGAAGAGGGGCGTGAACCGGTTATCATGCATGAACTGCCTGTTGTTCTCGACCTGCTGCGCGTGATGGATGAAGAAGCCAAAAAACGCAGCCTGCACAAGGTAAGCCGCATCCGCCTCGTAATCGGCGAGCTTTCCTCCATCATAGACGAATCGGTGCAGATGTATTTTGAGATTGCAGCGAAGGACAGCGTCTGTGCGAATGCCACGCTGGAATTCGAACACCGCCCCGCCGTTTTGAAATGTTTGAAATGCGGAAAAGAATTTCCGCATGAAAAAAGCTTTTCCTGCCCGGACTGCGGCGGAGACGCCACGCTGGTAAAGGGGACGGGACGGGAATTTTATATCGAATCCTTCGACGGGGAATAA
- the hypB gene encoding Hydrogenase accessory protein HypB gives MEVILMKELLEANDKLAEENRAYFSGRHILAVNLMGAPGSGKTTLISAIARELPDLRIGVIEGDIASSIDAENLEKQGIRSSQINTCGECHLDSHVIREGADQLDLKDAIVFIENVGNLICPAEFDLGESVRLLAASVPEGDDKPFKYVPMFSYIDAVALTKCDLKDAVGFDTGNFLKGLRALSKAPVFEVSLKKGTAPNGAAEVAAYLKKKYEEMK, from the coding sequence ATGGAAGTTATTTTAATGAAAGAGCTGCTGGAAGCAAACGACAAGCTGGCCGAAGAGAACCGCGCCTATTTTTCCGGCCGCCATATCCTGGCGGTCAACCTGATGGGGGCGCCCGGCTCCGGAAAAACGACTTTGATTTCCGCAATTGCCAGGGAACTGCCCGATCTTCGCATCGGGGTGATCGAGGGCGACATCGCATCCTCCATCGACGCTGAAAATCTGGAAAAGCAGGGCATCCGTTCCTCCCAGATCAACACCTGCGGGGAATGCCATCTGGATTCCCATGTCATCCGCGAAGGTGCGGATCAGCTCGATCTGAAGGATGCGATCGTCTTTATCGAAAACGTCGGGAACCTGATCTGCCCGGCGGAATTCGACCTGGGCGAATCGGTGCGCCTGCTTGCCGCCAGCGTTCCGGAAGGGGACGACAAGCCGTTCAAATACGTCCCGATGTTCAGCTATATCGACGCGGTGGCGCTGACCAAATGCGATTTGAAAGACGCTGTGGGCTTCGATACCGGGAACTTCCTGAAAGGGCTCAGAGCCCTTTCCAAGGCCCCTGTTTTTGAGGTCAGCCTGAAAAAGGGAACCGCGCCCAACGGCGCGGCCGAGGTTGCCGCCTATCTGAAAAAGAAATATGAAGAAATGAAATAA
- a CDS encoding N-acetylmuramoyl-L-alanine amidase, giving the protein MLFCSVTAYTFFEVMVLKKYKILTLVLILCCLAFAKLTYLSFERIDKMVSALGGERMPTIVLDAGHGGEDGGAVSKSGVVEKNINLAISLDLQKMLQLAGFPVVMIRESDVSVGDNTLDTVKARKTSDLHNRLKIIEEQGDCIFISIHQNHFTNSKYYGSQIFYSSSNPESAVLAQKTQETISGLLQPDNKREIKPATNSIYLLWNAKVPAMIVECGFLSNESETKKLSQPDYQKQMAFAICQGFLRYWNSGTDPSPVPAESGI; this is encoded by the coding sequence ATGCTTTTTTGTTCCGTCACAGCATATACTTTTTTCGAGGTGATGGTTTTGAAAAAGTATAAGATTCTGACGCTGGTGCTGATCCTTTGCTGTCTGGCCTTTGCCAAGCTGACCTACCTGTCGTTTGAGCGGATCGACAAGATGGTCTCCGCGCTGGGCGGGGAGCGTATGCCGACGATCGTTCTCGACGCCGGCCACGGCGGCGAGGATGGCGGCGCGGTCAGCAAATCCGGCGTCGTGGAAAAAAATATCAACCTTGCGATCAGCCTCGATCTGCAGAAGATGCTTCAGCTCGCCGGGTTCCCGGTCGTCATGATCCGGGAAAGCGACGTTTCCGTGGGCGACAACACCCTGGACACGGTGAAGGCGAGAAAAACCTCGGATCTGCACAACCGGCTGAAGATCATCGAAGAACAGGGCGACTGCATCTTCATCAGCATCCATCAGAACCATTTTACCAACAGCAAATATTACGGCTCCCAGATCTTCTATTCCTCTTCCAATCCGGAAAGCGCGGTCCTTGCCCAGAAGACGCAGGAAACCATATCGGGGCTGCTGCAGCCGGACAACAAGCGGGAAATCAAGCCCGCCACAAATTCCATTTACCTTCTGTGGAACGCCAAGGTTCCCGCGATGATCGTGGAATGCGGCTTCCTTTCCAACGAGAGCGAAACGAAAAAGCTGAGCCAGCCGGATTACCAAAAACAGATGGCGTTCGCCATCTGCCAGGGATTCCTCCGCTACTGGAACTCCGGTACCGATCCTTCGCCTGTTCCGGCCGAAAGCGGAATATAA
- the radA gene encoding DNA repair protein; 6-O-methylguanine-DNA methyltransferase (Evidence 2a : Function from experimental evidences in other organisms; PubMedId : 10931349, 11810266, 15317759, 25616256, 31350886; Product type e : enzyme): protein MASKSKTVFVCSQCGFESAKWYGRCPSCGEWNCMNEEVREPAAKTSSAHYPRSASSVPVAINEIDTTDEQRYHTGLSELDRVLGGGIVRGSLVLISGDPGIGKSTILLQICEYLGKTLQILYVSGEESRRQIKLRASRLGVNSGNLYILTETDIQFITEQIRETKPDLVMIDSIQTMNHTDLNSSPGSVTQVRECTNTVMRTAKALDIPILIVGHVNKDGAVAGPKVLEHIVDAVLYFEGDRQMSYRILRAVKNRYGSTNEIGVFDMGESGLTQVDNPSLALLSGRPKNVSGTCVTCVMEGTRPILAEVQGLATTTGFGTPRRMSTGFDYNRMSLILAVLEKRAGYYFSNLDAYVNIVGGLKLDEPAADLAVAISLISSLKDVPVGEKAIVFGEIGLTGELRSVSHINARISEAQHLGFQKCILPYYSLKQVNSNFDAIDLIGVRNIREAFEAAVG, encoded by the coding sequence ATGGCATCAAAAAGCAAAACCGTGTTCGTCTGCTCCCAATGCGGATTCGAATCCGCCAAATGGTACGGCAGATGTCCCTCGTGCGGGGAATGGAACTGCATGAACGAGGAAGTGCGCGAGCCGGCCGCAAAGACCTCTTCCGCGCATTACCCCCGCAGCGCGTCATCCGTTCCGGTCGCCATCAACGAAATCGACACCACGGACGAACAGCGTTATCATACGGGCCTTTCGGAACTCGACAGGGTGCTCGGCGGCGGAATCGTCCGCGGCTCCCTCGTCCTGATCAGCGGGGACCCCGGAATCGGAAAATCGACGATTCTGCTTCAGATCTGTGAGTATCTTGGAAAAACGCTTCAGATTCTGTATGTATCGGGGGAAGAATCCAGGCGGCAGATCAAGCTGAGGGCTTCCCGGCTTGGCGTGAACAGCGGAAACCTTTATATCCTGACCGAAACCGATATTCAGTTCATCACCGAGCAGATTCGCGAAACGAAGCCGGATCTGGTGATGATCGACTCGATTCAGACCATGAACCACACCGACCTGAATTCTTCCCCGGGCAGCGTCACGCAGGTCAGGGAGTGCACCAACACGGTGATGCGGACCGCAAAAGCGCTGGATATCCCGATTTTGATCGTCGGCCATGTCAATAAGGACGGCGCGGTGGCCGGGCCGAAGGTGCTGGAGCATATCGTCGACGCGGTGCTCTATTTTGAAGGGGACCGGCAGATGTCCTATCGGATTCTGCGGGCCGTGAAAAACCGATACGGCTCCACCAACGAAATCGGCGTGTTCGACATGGGAGAAAGCGGCCTGACGCAGGTGGACAATCCCTCTCTGGCGCTTTTATCGGGCCGCCCGAAAAATGTATCGGGGACGTGCGTGACCTGCGTGATGGAGGGCACAAGGCCCATTCTGGCAGAGGTGCAGGGGCTTGCCACAACCACGGGCTTCGGAACCCCGCGAAGAATGTCCACCGGCTTCGACTACAACCGGATGTCCCTGATCCTTGCGGTGCTGGAAAAACGCGCCGGCTACTATTTTTCCAATCTGGATGCCTATGTCAACATTGTGGGCGGTCTGAAGCTGGACGAGCCCGCCGCGGATCTCGCCGTGGCCATATCGCTGATTTCCAGCCTGAAGGACGTCCCGGTCGGCGAAAAAGCCATCGTGTTCGGGGAAATAGGGCTGACCGGGGAGCTTCGCTCTGTTTCTCACATCAATGCCAGAATTTCGGAAGCACAGCATCTTGGGTTTCAAAAATGTATTCTGCCGTATTACAGCCTGAAACAGGTCAATTCTAATTTTGACGCGATCGACCTGATCGGCGTCAGGAACATCAGGGAAGCCTTTGAGGCGGCGGTTGGCTGA
- a CDS encoding Efflux RND transporter periplasmic adaptor subunit — MKKYVMLFTFTIISAIMIITVGNFYKQSLIQVSLIKVSPITAENSISCNNGRVERAQTKNVYAPVKAVIKEVSVKPGDKVRRGQTLMTILPVQESDASSGQSDQTYQDLLDSYEGAAGGFSSGIPSSLFPSSSTAEEPSGETEQKITSPSDGTVTSVFLGEQEYADPGKPVIAIAVSSEIQVRLSVNETQISDIKIGQKAVVTGAGFKNAYTGKVTYISSEAQQLYTSTGQETVVEVLVNIENPGADIKPGFTAKAKIILSESSDVLVAPYEAVRADESGREYVFKLEGKKAVKTPVVTKEEFETGFEIVSGLRKGDEIVANPDVVSDGAFVIPQRNQEVAVNG; from the coding sequence ATGAAAAAATATGTAATGCTTTTCACCTTTACAATTATAAGCGCCATCATGATTATCACAGTGGGAAATTTTTACAAGCAGTCCTTGATTCAGGTGTCGCTTATAAAGGTATCTCCCATTACAGCAGAGAACTCCATCAGCTGCAACAACGGCAGGGTGGAGCGGGCCCAGACGAAGAACGTGTACGCCCCCGTGAAAGCCGTGATCAAAGAGGTTTCCGTAAAGCCGGGGGATAAGGTGCGGCGCGGCCAGACCCTGATGACCATCCTGCCGGTTCAGGAATCGGATGCTTCGTCCGGGCAGTCCGATCAAACATACCAGGATCTTCTGGATTCCTACGAAGGGGCAGCCGGCGGATTTTCTTCGGGGATTCCGTCTTCTCTTTTTCCATCTTCTTCCACCGCGGAAGAACCGTCCGGGGAGACCGAACAGAAAATCACCTCTCCATCCGACGGGACGGTCACTTCCGTCTTTTTGGGGGAGCAGGAATATGCGGACCCCGGAAAACCGGTGATCGCGATCGCGGTATCGTCCGAAATCCAGGTGCGCCTTTCCGTGAACGAAACGCAGATCTCCGATATCAAAATCGGGCAGAAGGCCGTGGTTACGGGGGCGGGCTTCAAAAACGCCTATACCGGAAAAGTGACTTACATCTCTTCGGAAGCCCAGCAGCTTTATACCTCGACAGGGCAGGAAACCGTCGTGGAAGTGCTGGTGAATATCGAAAATCCCGGCGCGGATATCAAACCCGGCTTCACCGCAAAAGCAAAGATCATCCTGTCGGAAAGCAGCGATGTTCTCGTCGCCCCCTACGAGGCCGTGAGAGCCGATGAATCGGGGAGGGAGTACGTTTTTAAGCTGGAAGGGAAAAAGGCGGTGAAAACGCCCGTCGTGACAAAAGAGGAATTCGAAACGGGATTCGAAATCGTCTCCGGCCTTCGCAAAGGCGATGAAATCGTCGCGAATCCGGATGTCGTTTCGGACGGCGCGTTCGTCATTCCGCAGCGGAATCAAGAGGTGGCCGTCAATGGGTGA
- a CDS encoding ABC transporter substrate-binding protein gives MGDLFRSAFKNLGRKRVRTSLTMLGISIGVASVILIGNISQCGTDALTTEMDSLGLSGLSISAAPGNTGVLLSGTDLDLVRRSSSVEQAMPLMMQTTDMKTKRVSSKALLWGIDSDASRIISLNVLFGRSISSMDVKSSSNVCLVDENFSKSAYGRSNIIGKNVSILCAGILEDFQVVGVVKTGSGLLQNLIGDYIPTFVYIPYTTMQDALGKDYFDQIAVKVKPGTNVDAAGAGLISSLDRSNSIANGFVSNNLVKQKDGLTNILGMITLILSAVGAISLLVASLSIMTVMLVSVNERTREIGIKKSIGARRRDILFEFLLEALLITVIGSVIGVVAGYGLSFLGAIYLHVALGLRWDIMILTVGFALLTGIVFGVYPAFKASNLKPVDALRME, from the coding sequence ATGGGTGATCTTTTCCGTTCCGCTTTTAAAAACCTGGGCAGAAAAAGGGTTCGGACCTCCCTGACGATGCTGGGCATCTCCATCGGCGTCGCTTCCGTCATCCTCATCGGCAACATCAGCCAGTGCGGGACGGATGCCCTGACCACCGAAATGGACAGCCTGGGCCTGAGCGGGCTTTCCATCAGCGCGGCGCCCGGCAATACCGGCGTTCTGCTGTCCGGGACGGATCTGGACCTGGTGCGCAGATCGTCGAGCGTCGAACAGGCAATGCCGCTGATGATGCAGACGACGGATATGAAAACAAAGCGCGTCAGCAGCAAGGCTCTTCTTTGGGGGATCGACTCGGACGCCAGCCGTATCATTTCATTGAACGTGCTGTTCGGGCGCTCCATCAGCAGCATGGATGTCAAGTCTTCCTCAAACGTTTGTTTGGTGGATGAAAATTTCTCCAAAAGCGCCTACGGCCGCAGCAATATCATCGGAAAAAACGTGTCCATCCTCTGCGCGGGGATCCTCGAGGACTTTCAGGTCGTCGGCGTCGTCAAAACCGGCAGCGGGCTCCTTCAGAACCTGATCGGCGACTATATTCCAACCTTTGTCTACATCCCTTATACCACGATGCAGGATGCTCTCGGCAAAGACTATTTTGATCAAATCGCCGTAAAGGTAAAGCCGGGGACAAATGTCGACGCCGCAGGCGCCGGTCTGATCAGCAGCCTGGACCGCAGCAACAGCATTGCAAACGGATTCGTGTCGAACAACCTGGTCAAGCAGAAAGACGGGCTGACCAATATTCTCGGGATGATCACGCTGATCCTTTCCGCGGTAGGGGCGATCTCCCTGCTGGTGGCCAGTCTCAGCATCATGACGGTCATGCTGGTCTCCGTGAACGAGCGGACAAGGGAGATCGGCATCAAAAAATCGATCGGGGCAAGGCGCCGGGATATCCTGTTCGAGTTTTTGCTGGAAGCGCTGCTGATTACCGTGATCGGCTCGGTCATCGGCGTCGTTGCGGGGTACGGCCTGTCCTTTCTGGGGGCCATTTACCTGCACGTCGCCCTGGGGCTGCGGTGGGATATTATGATTCTCACCGTGGGGTTCGCTTTGCTGACCGGCATCGTGTTCGGGGTTTATCCAGCGTTCAAGGCTTCCAATTTAAAGCCGGTGGACGCGCTCAGAATGGAATAA
- a CDS encoding protein of unknown function (Evidence 5 : Unknown function) translates to MAERFLEIPNLPSGEVTLAAVSCAHPQIIRELERLGIEVVPVFACEDLPQPVRTHADMICLHLGGSDMIVARRKKDLVEALKRNGFHIVETQRTLGGTYPQDCLLNAVLLKKRLFARIDGLDPELISACRTKGLEITNVRQGYAKCSTVVIGGNEWITADPAIARAARSAGVNVLQIRPGHIELAGYGYGFIGGCCGCISKDAVAFTGKLDSHPDGCAIRSFLERIGKRAMELSGGPLIDVGGILPLKEKD, encoded by the coding sequence ATGGCGGAACGGTTTCTGGAAATTCCGAACCTGCCTTCGGGGGAGGTGACGCTGGCCGCCGTGTCCTGCGCGCATCCGCAGATCATCCGCGAGCTGGAACGGCTGGGTATCGAGGTCGTCCCGGTCTTCGCCTGTGAAGACCTCCCGCAGCCGGTCCGGACTCATGCGGACATGATCTGCCTCCATCTGGGCGGTTCGGACATGATCGTTGCCCGTCGGAAAAAAGATCTTGTCGAAGCATTGAAAAGGAACGGTTTCCACATCGTGGAAACTCAAAGAACGCTTGGCGGAACTTACCCGCAGGATTGCCTGTTGAACGCCGTTCTCCTTAAAAAACGTTTGTTCGCAAGAATAGACGGATTGGACCCGGAGCTGATTTCGGCGTGCCGGACAAAAGGACTGGAAATCACGAATGTCCGCCAGGGCTACGCGAAATGCTCTACAGTAGTAATCGGCGGCAACGAATGGATCACAGCCGATCCGGCAATCGCGCGGGCCGCGCGGTCGGCCGGCGTCAATGTCCTGCAAATCCGGCCCGGACATATCGAATTAGCTGGATACGGCTACGGATTTATCGGCGGATGTTGTGGCTGTATTTCCAAAGACGCTGTCGCGTTTACGGGAAAACTGGATTCGCATCCGGATGGCTGCGCCATCCGTTCGTTTCTGGAGCGGATAGGGAAAAGAGCCATGGAGCTTTCGGGCGGGCCGCTGATCGATGTCGGCGGAATTCTGCCGCTGAAAGAAAAAGATTGA